Within the Gemmatimonadota bacterium genome, the region GGTAGGGCCACCGGGACCAGCAGGAGACCGCGGACCGACAGGAGCAACAGGTTTACAAGGACCACAGGGTGAACCGGGACCGACAGGAGCAACAGGTTTACATGGACCACAGGGTGAGCAGGGTGAGCAAGGACCACAGGGTGAACAGGGCGACCCAGGTTTATTGTTCTTCGATCCAGTTTTTGCGGTGTCTGATCTTGTGATTGATTACGAGATGGATGAAGAAGAGTTAACGTTCGCCACCGTGAGTTTGACTTTCAAGAATATCACCAACATCACGTTGGATGATGCTGTAATTGAGTTTGCGGTTGTCTTTCGCAGTGAATCTTCTGTACTGCAAACGAATATCCTCACATTGGTCGACACGACCGGGACGGTGGAACCGGGGCAAACCATAACCCATGAAGATCGTATCGATGTAACGCAATTCTTCAAGCATATCCAAGACGTCGATTGGTCGTTCGGCATAAACAAACGTTCAGTTTTGCATGACGACATAAGATCCGAGGAAGATAGAGACGAGTTGACTCCAGCGGACTAGGTGTCATGCAGCGAGAGGCTCTCTATGAAGTATTGCCTGACGGGCGGCGCTTCGTAGTAGGACGCGGAGTTGTACAAAATGTCACCGATAGGAAATTGGTCGACGTACGGGTTCGCTATGATTTTGTCGATGACAGTGGCGAGAGATTGGACTTCGTTTGCGCCTGGGTGGTTAATGACGACGAGGAAGAGATATTGGAGCCTGGGGCTACCGCAAGGTATTCTTTCCGGCAAGCCGTGTCATCGTGGACCGACGAACCATTTCATACAATAATCCAGTTTCTATCCAACGACATAGAGTTGCGCCTTGTCAACCGTTCAGAGCAGTAAAAGGTGACTAGACATGATCCTTACAACAGGATACGCCGGTCAACCTGGTACATCGACCGGCGTATCCTGACAGTGAATGAGCCGGGATGAGGATATGCGCAGGTTCACGCGTAGGCGAAACTTCTACCGTCCAACGCCCGTCGATCACCATACATGAATGTACTCCAGCATGAGGACGAATAACGATGAATTCCAACAAGAAAAACACAACGCTCAGCCGCCGGAACTTTCTCGCACGGGGAGGCGGCGTCCTGGTTCCTATAGTCCTGAGCACCGCCTGCTCGGACAACGTCATGGGTCCGAACGTCAGTGACCCTCCCAAGGCGCGGCGGTCCATTCCGCCGCAACCCGATCCGTGGCCGACCGATCCGTGGCAGCCCGATAGGCAGCCCGAGCCAACGCAACCCGATGCGCCACCGGACGACCCGCCGGACGACCCGGCACCACCTGCAAATCAGGTCGACGTGATCGTGGTCGGCGCCGGCCTGTCCGGGATGGTCGCCGCATACGAGTTGGTCCGGGCGGGGCACGATGTCCGGGTCCTGGAAGCATCAGACGTAGTTGGGGGCCGCGCACAGACGCTTCGCGATCCCTTCGACGACGGGCTCATCGCCGAAACCGGACCGGCCCGTATCCCGCCCCACCATGACCTGACGCTTGGTTACATCGACCACTTCGGCATCGAGACATCACCCTTCTACACACAGGAAGGTGATTACCTCATCCTTCGCAATGAGGAGACCCGCGAACGGCAGACACCGGTCCAGTTCCTCCGTGGGAGAGAAACGTGGCTCAAGATTCCGGCTGGCACCGATACCTTGCCGATGGCTTTCGCCGATGCGCTCGGAGACCGTGTGCGGACCGGCTCGCCGGTGACAAAAGTGGTCCGGGATGAGAACGGGGTGGTGGCCATCTACGGGTCCGCTGGGGAGGAATTGAGAGGCAGCCACCTCATCTGCACAGTTCCCCTGCCGGTCATCGACAAGATCGAGTTCGACCCTGCCCTCTCGGCAGCGAAAAAAGCGGCCTTCGACGCCCTATCCTATGCGGACGTCACCCGGGTTTACGTCCAGTATTCGCAACGGATCTGGGAGGAGGACGGCTTGAGCGGATGGGGGTGGTCGTCTTTGACGGGGGAGATCTGGCATCCCACCTGGAACCAGGAGGGGCCTCGGGGTATTCTGCAGTCTTACTTGATTGGAAGCCTGGCGCGCAATGTCGCGGCGATGGGTTCCGACGCCATCGTAGAGGACTTCACTGGTCGTTTCGAAGGTCTGTTCCCCGGCACGCGTGAGGTTGCCGAACAAGGAACCCACTTTGCGTGGGAGGATCAGCCCTGGATTGGAGCGGCCTTCGCTGGTTACCGTCCTCCGTTCTC harbors:
- a CDS encoding collagen-like protein — its product is MRCVILTSVCAVLLLSCEGPVGPPGPAGDRGPTGATGLQGPQGEPGPTGATGLHGPQGEQGEQGPQGEQGDPGLLFFDPVFAVSDLVIDYEMDEEELTFATVSLTFKNITNITLDDAVIEFAVVFRSESSVLQTNILTLVDTTGTVEPGQTITHEDRIDVTQFFKHIQDVDWSFGINKRSVLHDDIRSEEDRDELTPAD
- a CDS encoding FAD-dependent oxidoreductase, with the translated sequence MPAGTDTLPMAFADALGDRVRTGSPVTKVVRDENGVVAIYGSAGEELRGSHLICTVPLPVIDKIEFDPALSAAKKAAFDALSYADVTRVYVQYSQRIWEEDGLSGWGWSSLTGEIWHPTWNQEGPRGILQSYLIGSLARNVAAMGSDAIVEDFTGRFEGLFPGTREVAEQGTHFAWEDQPWIGAAFAGYRPPFSENPELASPEGPIHFAGEHASDDRGWMQGAFESGLRAASEIDETVTGERRASARVAISRRQMMRRLVGNQSVPAWLLP